From Salarias fasciatus chromosome 12, fSalaFa1.1, whole genome shotgun sequence, the proteins below share one genomic window:
- the tpcn1 gene encoding two pore calcium channel protein 1 isoform X1 codes for MACLCGRAPGLSEDQCRNEIPVVTSSYASQLELHCIDGGGNYDIVNNAVIATSGPQNYRGHNVSLRQSWEMNYQEAAIYLQEGENNDKFFTHPRNPKALAAYLFAHNHLFYMMELLTGLLLMMLSLCEAPAVPSLRLDVYVHATLELLALVMVAFELCMKLRWLGFHTFIRHKRTMVKTCVLLLQFVEAIVVLIRQTSHVRVTRALRPIFLVDCRYCGAVRRNLRQIFQSLPPFIDILLLLLFFMVIFAILGFCLFSPNTVDPYFNTLENSLVSLFVLLTTANFPDVMMPAYSKNRWSCVFFIVYLSIELYFVMNLLLAVVFDTFNDVEKMKFKSLLLHKRSAIDHAFQLLVSRQRPMGVSLKQFDGLMRFYRPRMSARDRFLTYKALNTSGAPMLSLQDFYKFYEVTGLKWKARRSGEHWFDDLPHTTFLIFKGINLLVKSKAFQYAMYVVVAINGVWILVETYTLNSGFSWSRFVPWSYIVFLTIYGVEVLLKISGLGPMAYFSSGWNLFDFSVTVFAFLGLIALAFDMEPFYFIVVLRPFQLLRLFKIKQRYRNVLDTMFELFPRMASLGLTLIIFYYSFAIVGMEFFADVVYPNCCNTSTVADSYRQINITNGNKTVLEEGYYYLNNFNNILASFVTLFELTVVNNWYITMEGVTSMTSHWSRLYFMTFYIVTMVVMTIIVAFILDAFVFRMNYSRKNREPLDNPEDENGIVFEVEVGRDEVLAALELYRQICPALSSLSSLQGVLQAMDRSGHSSLVYLGRRSRTKSDLSMKMYEEEIQEWYAEYSRENLPQPDQSLGRDADSPVSVPSPEPQLNSQTGPHSIN; via the exons ATGGCGTGCTTATGTGGACGGGCGCCTGGTTTAAGTGAAGACCAGTGCCGCAATGAGATTCCAGTAGTGACCTCCTCATATGCCTCACAGTTAGAACTGCACTGCATTG ATGGAGGAGGCAATTACGACATAGTAAACAACGCAGTAATCGCAACATCAGGCCCACAAAACTACAGAGGCCACAATGTGTCGCTGCGACAAAGCTGGGAGATGAACTACCAGGAAGCAGCTATCTACCTGCAG GAAGGGGAGAACAATGACAAGTTCTTCACTCACCCCCGAAACCCCAAAGCCCTGGCAGCGTACCTGTTCGCCCACAACCACCTGTTCTACATGATGGAGCTGCTGACgggcctgctgctgatgatgctgtCGCTGTGTGAGGCTCCGGCCGTGCCCTCGCTGCGCCTGGATGTCTAC GTCCACGCCACGCTGGAGCTGCTGGCTTTGGTTATGGTCGCTTTTGAGCTTTGCATGAAACTCCGCTGGTTAGGCTTCCACACCTTCATACGACACAAGAGAACCATGGTGAAG ACTTGTGTGTTGCTGCTACAGTTCGTGGAGGCCATAGTGGTTCTGATCAGACAGACCTCTCATGTACGAGTGACCAGAGCCCTCAGACCCATCTTCCTGGTGGACTGCAGATACTGCGGAGCTGTCCGCAG AAACCTACGTCAGATCTTCCAGTCTCTCCCTCCTTTTATTGatatcctcctgctgctgcttttcttcatgGTCATATTTGCTATTTTGG GTTTCTGCCTCTTCTCTCCAAACACCGTTGACCCG TACTTCAACACTCTGGAGAACAGCCTCGTCagcctgtttgtgctgctgacCACAGCAAA TTTCCCCGATGTGATGATGCCGGCGTACTCCAAGAACCGATGGTCCTGCGTTTTCTTTATCGTTTATCTCTCCATAGAGCTCTACTTCGTCATGAACCTG CTCTTGGCGGTGGTGTTTGATACATTCAACGACGTTGAAAAGATGAAGTTTAAATCTCTTCTGCTTCACAAACGCTCGGCCATCGATCACGCTTTTCAGCTGCTTGTTAGTCGGCAG AGGCCAATGGGTGTGTCACTGAAACAGTTTGATGGTCTGATGCGATTTTACAGACCGCGAATGTCTGCAAGAGACCGCTTTCTCACATACAAGGCTCTCAACACATCAGGAGCTCCGATGCTCAG TCTGCAGGACTTTTATAAATTCTATGAAGTGACTGGCCTCAAGTGGAAG GCACGGCGTAGCGGAGAGCATTGGTTCGATGACCTTCCACACACAACCTTCCTCATTTTCAAAG GCATCAACTTGCTTGTGAAGTCAAAGGCCTTCCAATATGCCATGT ATGTTGTGGTGGCCATCAATGGCGTATGGATCCTCGTGGAGACGTACACACTCAACA GTGGATTTTCCTGGTCCAGATTTGTTCCTTGGAGTTACATTGTTTTTCTGACCA TTTATGGCGTAGAGGTGTTATTAAAAATATCAGGTTTGGGGCCCATGGCTTATTTCAGCTCTGGCTGGAATCT GTTTGACTTCTCTGTGACGGTGTTTGCCTTCCTGGGCCTCATTGCTCTCGCCTTCGACATGGAGCCCTTCTACTTCATCGTCGTTCTCAGACCTTTTCAGTTGCTACG GTTGTTTAAGATCAAGCAGAGGTATCGTAACGTGCTGGACACCATGTTCGAGCTCTTTCCCAGGATGGCAAGTCTGGGACTGACCTTGATCATCTTCTACTATTCATTTGCTATCGTGGGAATGGAATTCTTTGCAGATGTTGTTTACCCAAACTGCTGCAA CACCAGCACAGTGGCCGACTCCTACAGACAGATCAACATCACAAATGGCAACAAGACCGTTCTGGAAGAAGGCTACTATTATCTCAATAACTTCAACAACATTCTCGCCAGCTTTg tgactttgttTGAGTTGACCGTGGTCAACAACTGGTACATCACTATG GAAGGAGTGACGTCGATGACGAGCCACTGGAGCCGCCTGTACTTCATGACCTTTTACATCGTCACCATG GTGGTGATGACCATCATTGTGGCGTTCATTCTGGATGCGTTTGTGTTCCGTATGAACTACAGCCGCAAGAACCGAGAACCACTCGACAATCCGGAGG ATGAGAACGGGATCGTGTTTGAAGTGGAGGTCGGTCGTGATGAAGTCCTGGCCGCTCTGGAGCTGTACAGACAGATCTGCCCGGCGCTGTCCTCCCTCAGCTCTCTACAGGGAGTCCTACAAGCTATGGACAGGAGTGGG CACTCGTCTCTGGTGTACCTCGGCCGCAGGTCAAGGACGAAGAGTGACCTCAGTATGAAAATGTACGAGGAGGAGATACAG GAGTGGTATGCAGAGTATTCGAGGGAAAACCTTCCTCAGCCAGACCAAAGCCTGGGACGGGATGCGGACAGTCCCGTTTCTGTCCCTTCACCCGAGCCTCAGCTCAACTCGCAGACTGGACCGCACAGCATCAACTGA
- the tpcn1 gene encoding two pore calcium channel protein 1 isoform X2: protein MESDDDVPLILTWDEANSGLLSEESDRADENGGGNYDIVNNAVIATSGPQNYRGHNVSLRQSWEMNYQEAAIYLQEGENNDKFFTHPRNPKALAAYLFAHNHLFYMMELLTGLLLMMLSLCEAPAVPSLRLDVYVHATLELLALVMVAFELCMKLRWLGFHTFIRHKRTMVKTCVLLLQFVEAIVVLIRQTSHVRVTRALRPIFLVDCRYCGAVRRNLRQIFQSLPPFIDILLLLLFFMVIFAILGFCLFSPNTVDPYFNTLENSLVSLFVLLTTANFPDVMMPAYSKNRWSCVFFIVYLSIELYFVMNLLLAVVFDTFNDVEKMKFKSLLLHKRSAIDHAFQLLVSRQRPMGVSLKQFDGLMRFYRPRMSARDRFLTYKALNTSGAPMLSLQDFYKFYEVTGLKWKARRSGEHWFDDLPHTTFLIFKGINLLVKSKAFQYAMYVVVAINGVWILVETYTLNSGFSWSRFVPWSYIVFLTIYGVEVLLKISGLGPMAYFSSGWNLFDFSVTVFAFLGLIALAFDMEPFYFIVVLRPFQLLRLFKIKQRYRNVLDTMFELFPRMASLGLTLIIFYYSFAIVGMEFFADVVYPNCCNTSTVADSYRQINITNGNKTVLEEGYYYLNNFNNILASFVTLFELTVVNNWYITMEGVTSMTSHWSRLYFMTFYIVTMVVMTIIVAFILDAFVFRMNYSRKNREPLDNPEDENGIVFEVEVGRDEVLAALELYRQICPALSSLSSLQGVLQAMDRSGHSSLVYLGRRSRTKSDLSMKMYEEEIQEWYAEYSRENLPQPDQSLGRDADSPVSVPSPEPQLNSQTGPHSIN from the exons ATGGAGGAGGCAATTACGACATAGTAAACAACGCAGTAATCGCAACATCAGGCCCACAAAACTACAGAGGCCACAATGTGTCGCTGCGACAAAGCTGGGAGATGAACTACCAGGAAGCAGCTATCTACCTGCAG GAAGGGGAGAACAATGACAAGTTCTTCACTCACCCCCGAAACCCCAAAGCCCTGGCAGCGTACCTGTTCGCCCACAACCACCTGTTCTACATGATGGAGCTGCTGACgggcctgctgctgatgatgctgtCGCTGTGTGAGGCTCCGGCCGTGCCCTCGCTGCGCCTGGATGTCTAC GTCCACGCCACGCTGGAGCTGCTGGCTTTGGTTATGGTCGCTTTTGAGCTTTGCATGAAACTCCGCTGGTTAGGCTTCCACACCTTCATACGACACAAGAGAACCATGGTGAAG ACTTGTGTGTTGCTGCTACAGTTCGTGGAGGCCATAGTGGTTCTGATCAGACAGACCTCTCATGTACGAGTGACCAGAGCCCTCAGACCCATCTTCCTGGTGGACTGCAGATACTGCGGAGCTGTCCGCAG AAACCTACGTCAGATCTTCCAGTCTCTCCCTCCTTTTATTGatatcctcctgctgctgcttttcttcatgGTCATATTTGCTATTTTGG GTTTCTGCCTCTTCTCTCCAAACACCGTTGACCCG TACTTCAACACTCTGGAGAACAGCCTCGTCagcctgtttgtgctgctgacCACAGCAAA TTTCCCCGATGTGATGATGCCGGCGTACTCCAAGAACCGATGGTCCTGCGTTTTCTTTATCGTTTATCTCTCCATAGAGCTCTACTTCGTCATGAACCTG CTCTTGGCGGTGGTGTTTGATACATTCAACGACGTTGAAAAGATGAAGTTTAAATCTCTTCTGCTTCACAAACGCTCGGCCATCGATCACGCTTTTCAGCTGCTTGTTAGTCGGCAG AGGCCAATGGGTGTGTCACTGAAACAGTTTGATGGTCTGATGCGATTTTACAGACCGCGAATGTCTGCAAGAGACCGCTTTCTCACATACAAGGCTCTCAACACATCAGGAGCTCCGATGCTCAG TCTGCAGGACTTTTATAAATTCTATGAAGTGACTGGCCTCAAGTGGAAG GCACGGCGTAGCGGAGAGCATTGGTTCGATGACCTTCCACACACAACCTTCCTCATTTTCAAAG GCATCAACTTGCTTGTGAAGTCAAAGGCCTTCCAATATGCCATGT ATGTTGTGGTGGCCATCAATGGCGTATGGATCCTCGTGGAGACGTACACACTCAACA GTGGATTTTCCTGGTCCAGATTTGTTCCTTGGAGTTACATTGTTTTTCTGACCA TTTATGGCGTAGAGGTGTTATTAAAAATATCAGGTTTGGGGCCCATGGCTTATTTCAGCTCTGGCTGGAATCT GTTTGACTTCTCTGTGACGGTGTTTGCCTTCCTGGGCCTCATTGCTCTCGCCTTCGACATGGAGCCCTTCTACTTCATCGTCGTTCTCAGACCTTTTCAGTTGCTACG GTTGTTTAAGATCAAGCAGAGGTATCGTAACGTGCTGGACACCATGTTCGAGCTCTTTCCCAGGATGGCAAGTCTGGGACTGACCTTGATCATCTTCTACTATTCATTTGCTATCGTGGGAATGGAATTCTTTGCAGATGTTGTTTACCCAAACTGCTGCAA CACCAGCACAGTGGCCGACTCCTACAGACAGATCAACATCACAAATGGCAACAAGACCGTTCTGGAAGAAGGCTACTATTATCTCAATAACTTCAACAACATTCTCGCCAGCTTTg tgactttgttTGAGTTGACCGTGGTCAACAACTGGTACATCACTATG GAAGGAGTGACGTCGATGACGAGCCACTGGAGCCGCCTGTACTTCATGACCTTTTACATCGTCACCATG GTGGTGATGACCATCATTGTGGCGTTCATTCTGGATGCGTTTGTGTTCCGTATGAACTACAGCCGCAAGAACCGAGAACCACTCGACAATCCGGAGG ATGAGAACGGGATCGTGTTTGAAGTGGAGGTCGGTCGTGATGAAGTCCTGGCCGCTCTGGAGCTGTACAGACAGATCTGCCCGGCGCTGTCCTCCCTCAGCTCTCTACAGGGAGTCCTACAAGCTATGGACAGGAGTGGG CACTCGTCTCTGGTGTACCTCGGCCGCAGGTCAAGGACGAAGAGTGACCTCAGTATGAAAATGTACGAGGAGGAGATACAG GAGTGGTATGCAGAGTATTCGAGGGAAAACCTTCCTCAGCCAGACCAAAGCCTGGGACGGGATGCGGACAGTCCCGTTTCTGTCCCTTCACCCGAGCCTCAGCTCAACTCGCAGACTGGACCGCACAGCATCAACTGA
- the slc8b1 gene encoding mitochondrial sodium/calcium exchanger protein isoform X1: MSVSVLLSLLLLVASCHQQVTSGSQVLPADGLPGKSSETTSNMLREVDSNNDECDLVMNHTAAERCTFVRNTPDCDMGDGFINYLDVAFCLLPPYLTPLTITLCIIWLLFLFVILGLTASKFFCPNLSAISCSLHLTHNVAGVTFLALGNGAPDIFSAMAAFSHPHTAGMAVGALFGAGIFVTTVVAGNVALFKPFDVASRPFLRDVIFYMVAVYWTFIMLYRGTTTLGETLGYLGLYVLYVVTVIVSAYIYNRQKHSLNTSIQNNTHVPAEFHSSDDDDDDVPGFLPASLLQEYESEYTPLLTSSESTVQILLRSLNPVDSRQWRRKPWNWKVFKVLKIPVEVLLLLCIPVVDPDKEDRNWRRPLNCIQLITAPLVCVLAFQSGQYGKHMIQGEFPLWLLVLLLGFFFSAIVFFTTTNDCPPKYHPFFALVGFVVSAVLISAAASEVVSLLHMLGVVLSLSNTVLGLTLLAWGNSIGDCFSDITLARQGYPRMAIAACFGGIIFNMLFGVGLGCLVQMMKTKVDVQFESEGVLTWILAGSLGLSLVVSFITVPLCRFRLGRPYGIFLLVFYVAFLVVALLAEFNKLPI; the protein is encoded by the exons ATGTCTGTCAGCGTCctgctgtcactgctgctgctggtggcttcGTGTCACCAGCAGGTCACTTCAGGCTCCCAGGTCCTGCCTGCGGACGGATTACCAGGAAAAAGCTCAGAAACCACATCAAACATGCTGCGTGAAGTCGACAGCAACAACGACGAG TGCGACCTTGTGATGaatcacacagctgcagagcgcTGTACATTTGTGAGGAACACACCTGACTGTGACATGGGAGACGGCTTCATCAACTACCTTGATGTGGCCTTCTGTCTGCTGCCGCCCTACCTCACTCCTCTCACCATCACCCTCTGT ATTATTTGGCTGCTCTTTCTGTTCGTCATTCTGGGACTGACTGCTTCCAAGTT TTTCTGCCCCAACCTGTCGGCCATATCCTGCAGTCTGCATCTCACCCACAACGTGGCT GGTGTAACTTTTCTGGCCCTTGGAAATGGAGCTCCTGACATCTTCAGCGCCATGGCGGCATTTTCCCACCCACACACGGCCGGGATGGCTGTCGGAGCTCTGTTTG GCGCTGGTATATTTGTCACTACAGTAGTTGCGGGGAATGTCGCTCTGTTCAAACCTTTCGATGTTGCTTCACGTCCGTTTCTCCGAGACGTCATCTTCTACATGGTTGCAGTGTATTGgacttttattatgctgtacagagGAACCACAACGCTTGGAGAAACActgg GCTACCTGGGGCTGTACGTGTTGTACGTAGTGACCGTTATCGTCAGCGCCTACATCTACAACAGGCAGAAGCATTCCCTGAACACAAGCATACAAAACAATACACATGTTCCAG CAGAGTTTCATTCGTcggatgatgatgacgatgatgttCCCGGGTTCCTGCCTGCAAGTCTGCTGCAGGAGTACG AGTCGGAGTACACGCCGCTTCTGACGTCCTCAGAGTCCACAGTTCAGATCCTTCTGAGGTCTCTGAACCCAGTGGACAGCAGACAGTGGAGAAGGAAACCTTGGAACTGGAAAGTGTTTAAAGTACTCAAG ATCCCagtggaggtgctgctgctgctttgcatCCCCGTAGTCGACCCTGACAAGGAGGACCGCAACTGGAGGCGGCCATTAAACTGCATCCAGCTGATCACAGCTccgctggtgtgtgtgctggccttcCAGTCTGGACAGT ACGGGAAACACATGATCCAAGGGGAGTTTCCCCTCtggctgctggtcctcctgctgggattcttcttctctgctatCGTCTTCTTCACAACCACCAACGACTGTCCTCCTAAATATCATCCA TTCTTCGCCCTTGTGGGATTTGTGGTCAGCGCAGTGTTGATCAGCGCAGCGGCCTCTGAAGTGGTCAGCCTCCTGCACATGCTCGGAGTGGTGCTGAGTCTCAGCAACACGGTGCTGGGGTTAACGCTGCTCGCGTGGGGAAACAGCATAGGAG ATTGTTTCTCCGACATCACTCTCGCCCGGCAGGGTTACCCAAGAATGGCGATAGCTGCCTGTTTTGGAGGCATCATTTTCA ACATGCTGTTTGGTGTGGGTTTGGGATGTCTGGTGcagatgatgaaaacaaaagtaGATGTACAG ttTGAATCCGAGGGCGTGCTGACGTGGATTCTTGCGGGATCTCTGGGTTTGTCTCTGGTCGTCTCCTTCATCACGGTGCCTCTGTGCCGCTTCCGCCTGGGCCGCCCCTACGGGATCTTCCTCCTCGTTTTTTACGTCGCCTTCCTCGTTGTTGCACTGCTCGCAGAGTTTAACAAGCTCCCCATATGA
- the slc8b1 gene encoding mitochondrial sodium/calcium exchanger protein isoform X2, producing MSVSVLLSLLLLVASCHQQVTSGSQVLPADGLPGKSSETTSNMLREVDSNNDECDLVMNHTAAERCTFVRNTPDCDMGDGFINYLDVAFCLLPPYLTPLTITLCIIWLLFLFVILGLTASKFFCPNLSAISCSLHLTHNVAGVTFLALGNGAPDIFSAMAAFSHPHTAGMAVGALFGAGIFVTTVVAGNVALFKPFDVASRPFLRDVIFYMVAVYWTFIMLYRGTTTLGETLGYLGLYVLYVVTVIVSAYIYNRQKHSLNTSIQNNTHVPEFHSSDDDDDDVPGFLPASLLQEYESEYTPLLTSSESTVQILLRSLNPVDSRQWRRKPWNWKVFKVLKIPVEVLLLLCIPVVDPDKEDRNWRRPLNCIQLITAPLVCVLAFQSGQYGKHMIQGEFPLWLLVLLLGFFFSAIVFFTTTNDCPPKYHPFFALVGFVVSAVLISAAASEVVSLLHMLGVVLSLSNTVLGLTLLAWGNSIGDCFSDITLARQGYPRMAIAACFGGIIFNMLFGVGLGCLVQMMKTKVDVQFESEGVLTWILAGSLGLSLVVSFITVPLCRFRLGRPYGIFLLVFYVAFLVVALLAEFNKLPI from the exons ATGTCTGTCAGCGTCctgctgtcactgctgctgctggtggcttcGTGTCACCAGCAGGTCACTTCAGGCTCCCAGGTCCTGCCTGCGGACGGATTACCAGGAAAAAGCTCAGAAACCACATCAAACATGCTGCGTGAAGTCGACAGCAACAACGACGAG TGCGACCTTGTGATGaatcacacagctgcagagcgcTGTACATTTGTGAGGAACACACCTGACTGTGACATGGGAGACGGCTTCATCAACTACCTTGATGTGGCCTTCTGTCTGCTGCCGCCCTACCTCACTCCTCTCACCATCACCCTCTGT ATTATTTGGCTGCTCTTTCTGTTCGTCATTCTGGGACTGACTGCTTCCAAGTT TTTCTGCCCCAACCTGTCGGCCATATCCTGCAGTCTGCATCTCACCCACAACGTGGCT GGTGTAACTTTTCTGGCCCTTGGAAATGGAGCTCCTGACATCTTCAGCGCCATGGCGGCATTTTCCCACCCACACACGGCCGGGATGGCTGTCGGAGCTCTGTTTG GCGCTGGTATATTTGTCACTACAGTAGTTGCGGGGAATGTCGCTCTGTTCAAACCTTTCGATGTTGCTTCACGTCCGTTTCTCCGAGACGTCATCTTCTACATGGTTGCAGTGTATTGgacttttattatgctgtacagagGAACCACAACGCTTGGAGAAACActgg GCTACCTGGGGCTGTACGTGTTGTACGTAGTGACCGTTATCGTCAGCGCCTACATCTACAACAGGCAGAAGCATTCCCTGAACACAAGCATACAAAACAATACACATGTTCCAG AGTTTCATTCGTcggatgatgatgacgatgatgttCCCGGGTTCCTGCCTGCAAGTCTGCTGCAGGAGTACG AGTCGGAGTACACGCCGCTTCTGACGTCCTCAGAGTCCACAGTTCAGATCCTTCTGAGGTCTCTGAACCCAGTGGACAGCAGACAGTGGAGAAGGAAACCTTGGAACTGGAAAGTGTTTAAAGTACTCAAG ATCCCagtggaggtgctgctgctgctttgcatCCCCGTAGTCGACCCTGACAAGGAGGACCGCAACTGGAGGCGGCCATTAAACTGCATCCAGCTGATCACAGCTccgctggtgtgtgtgctggccttcCAGTCTGGACAGT ACGGGAAACACATGATCCAAGGGGAGTTTCCCCTCtggctgctggtcctcctgctgggattcttcttctctgctatCGTCTTCTTCACAACCACCAACGACTGTCCTCCTAAATATCATCCA TTCTTCGCCCTTGTGGGATTTGTGGTCAGCGCAGTGTTGATCAGCGCAGCGGCCTCTGAAGTGGTCAGCCTCCTGCACATGCTCGGAGTGGTGCTGAGTCTCAGCAACACGGTGCTGGGGTTAACGCTGCTCGCGTGGGGAAACAGCATAGGAG ATTGTTTCTCCGACATCACTCTCGCCCGGCAGGGTTACCCAAGAATGGCGATAGCTGCCTGTTTTGGAGGCATCATTTTCA ACATGCTGTTTGGTGTGGGTTTGGGATGTCTGGTGcagatgatgaaaacaaaagtaGATGTACAG ttTGAATCCGAGGGCGTGCTGACGTGGATTCTTGCGGGATCTCTGGGTTTGTCTCTGGTCGTCTCCTTCATCACGGTGCCTCTGTGCCGCTTCCGCCTGGGCCGCCCCTACGGGATCTTCCTCCTCGTTTTTTACGTCGCCTTCCTCGTTGTTGCACTGCTCGCAGAGTTTAACAAGCTCCCCATATGA
- the LOC115397956 gene encoding acyl-CoA dehydrogenase family member 11 — protein MPVSSVILNQRLARGCHRIWSGVPRQCVHVKSASIGSDEEQLWEAASALPFTRARIGSFFQERPELKNPFLEDALLRGYLRRHLPHQAVFSDLCAFGERVCKEVDGWGRECEVTPPRLVHFDPWGRRVDHIVTSPAWKRMKDLSAQEGLVAIGYERSYGEWSRVYQMSKLYIYSPSSGLYTCPLAMTDGAAKVIQSLGVSRPVEEAFSRLTSRQPESFWTSGQWMTERQGGSDVASGTETVAVPQTDGWYKLHGFKWFTSATDADMTLTLARVQDRTGATTPGSKGLSLFYAEVSRGEDGRLRGIEVQRLKDKLGTRQMPTAELLLDGLPAHRLSEEGRGVASIANMLTITRIHNSVSAAAAMRRVVHLARDYATRRTAFGKLLKDHPLHMQTLSRMEVESRGAFLLMMDVCRLLGREECGVATQLDSHLLRLLTPVVKLYTGKQAVAVVSECLESFGGQGYIEDTGLPGILRDAQVLSIWEGTTNVLSLDVLRCMARSSGMVVHAYFSHVKSLLAGASSVSSLAPAVKAVDSALSELEGFVQAAASRGPGYLQLSARDLAYSLARIYTGALFIDHACWEGASPSDTYAALRWCEQDLCPVSTNQRRGHYDSSTTPLDAALVFDCLR, from the exons ATGCCAGTGAGCTCAGTGATCCTGAACCAACGTCTAGCCAGAGGCTGTCACAGGATTTGGAGCGGCGTTCCCCGACAGTGTGTCCACGTCAAATCAGCCAGCATAGGATCAGATGAAGAACAACTGTGGGAGGCGGCGAGCGCTCTGCCGTTCACCAGAGCCAGGATAGGATCTTTTTTCCAGGAGAGACCAGAGCTGAAGAACCCATTTCTCGAAGATGCATTGCTTAGAGGATACCTGAGGAGACATCTGCCCCACCAg GCGGTTTTTTCGGACCTGTGTGCATTCGGAGAGCGTGTGTGTAAGGAGGTGGACGGCTGGGGCAGAGAGTGCGAGGTCACCCCTCCACGGCTGGTGCACTTTGATCCGTGGGGTCGCAGAGTGGATCACATCGTTACCTCCCCGGCATGGAAACGCATGAAAGATCTATCTGCACAGGAAGGCCTGGTTGCAATCGGCTATGAGAGATCGTATGGAGAGTGGAG TCGAGTTTACCAGATGAGCAAGTTGTACATCTACTCTCCCTCATCTGGTCTCTACACTTGTCCTTTGGCCATGACCGATGGAGCTGCAAAAGTCATCCAG TCTCTGGGTGTTTCAAGGCCGGTGGAGGAAGCCTTCAGTCGCTTGACCTCCCGTCAGCCTGAAAGCTTCTGGACGTCTGGGCAGTGGATGACTGAGAGGCAGGGAGGCTCTGATGTGG CCAGTGGCACTGAGACCGTCGCTGTTCCACAAACAGACGGCTGGTACAAACTCCATGGTTTCAAGTGGTTCACTTCTGCTACGGACGCAGACATGACTCTCACACTGGCCCGAGTTCAGGACAGAACGGGAGCAACCACACCG GGCAGCAAAGGTTTGTCTCTTTTCTATGCAGAGGTGAGTCGAGGTGAAGATGGTCGACTGAGGGGCATCGAggtccagagactgaaggacaaGCTGGGAACGCGACAGATGCCGACtgccgagctgctgctggacggccTGCCGGCACACAGA CTctcagaggaggggagaggcgTGGCCTCCATAGCGAACATGTTAACTATAACCAGGATCCACAacagtgtgtctgcagctgctgccatgAGAAG GGTGGTCCATTTAGCTCGTGACTACGCCACTCGCCGCACTGCCTTTGGAAAGCTTCTTAAAGACCACCCACTGCACATGCAGACTCTGTCCAGGATGGAG GTGGAGTCGAGAGGGGCCTTTCTCCTGATGATGGACGTGTGTCGTCTTTTGGGCCGGGAGGAGTGCGGCGTGGCGACACAGCTTGACTCACACCTCCTGCGTCTGCTCACCCCCGTGGTCAAACTGTACACCGGGAAGCAG gcgGTGGCCGTGGTGTCAGAATGTCTGGAGAGTTTTGGTGGACAGGGATACATCGAGGATACTGGGCTGCCCGGAATTCTCCGTGATGCTCAA GTGTTGAGTATTTGGGAAGGTACGACCAATGTCCTGTCTCTGGATGTGCTGCGCTGCATGGCCCGCAGCTCCGGGATGGTCGTCCATGCTTACTTCTCTCATGTCAAG TCCCTGCTGGCAGGtgcttccagtgtttcctcactgGCTCCGGCTGTGAAAGCAGTGGACAGTGCGCTCTCTGAACTGGAGGGATTCGTTcaggcagcagcctccagaggACCCGGCTACCTCCAGCTGTCAGCCAGAGACCTGGCATACAGTCTGGCTCGCATCTACACAG GTGCACTTTTCATCGATCATGCATGTTGGGAAGGAGCTTCTCCAAGTGACACATACGCCGCTCTCAG GTGGTGTGAACAGGATTTATGCCCTGTGTCTACCAATCAGAGAAGAGGACACTATGACTCCAGCACGACCCCACTTGATGCTGCGTTGGTGTTTGACTGTTTGAGATGA